The genomic region GAAGACAGAATGCCCAAGATGAAAAGTCGTCGTGGCGCGATGAAGCGTTTCAGAACGACCGGGAGTGGGAAAGTCCGCCGTCATAAGGCCTTCGGATCCCACATCCTTACCAAGAAATCGACGAAGCGGAAGCGCGGATTGCGTGAAGCCACTCTGGCTTCTTCCGGTGATGCCGACCGTATTCGGAAGATGATTCTCGAAGCTTAAGCTTTTAGCAGGAACGAGGTATTTCATGTCCCGCTCGATTAACAACGTTGCCTCGCGAGCTCGCAGGAAGAGGATTCTCTCCCGGGCAAAGGGCTACTACGGAAAGAGAAAAAGCAGTGTTCGCCTTGGCACCGAAGCCGTCAATCGCGCCGGAGCCTACGCATACCGTGATCGCAGAGCCCGTAAGCGCGAGTTCCGTCGTCTCTGGATTGTTCGCATCAATGCGGCCGCGAATCTGAATGGAATCAGTTACAGTCGTTTCATCGATGGCCTGAAGAAACTCAACATCGAAATCGACCGGAAGCAGTTGGCGGAAATGGCGGTCAACGACGCTCCCGCCTTTGCGAAACTCACAGAGAAGATCCAGACGGAGTTGTCCAAAGCAAGCTAGGAGACCTCGTGGAACAGGATATTCTCCGCCTGAAGGAACACCTTCCAGAAGATCTGGAGACCATCAGGGACGAAGAGTCTCTGGAGGAATTCCGAATCTCCTACCTCGGGAAAAAGGGGCTCTTGCAGGGCCTCTTTTCCCGTCTGGGATCCCTGCCTTCCGAAGAACGCCCTGCCGCCGGCAAGGCGATTAACGATTTTCGTTCTCAGGTTGAATCCGCTCTGAAGCAGCGGAAGGGCGAGATTCACCGCGCCGCAGAAGAAGAAGTCCCCCCTGGATTCGATCCAAGTATGCCTGCCCGCGAGCCCTGGATTGGTAGGCGCCATGTTCTTTCCTCCACGATGGAGGAGATCATTGACATCTTCCGCGGAATGGGCTTCTCGGTGGCTGAGGGGCCGGAAGTGGAACTGGACTACTACAATTTCCAGGCCCTCAATTTCCCGGATGACCATCCTGCACGAGACCTTCAGGACACCTTTTTCGTGGATGACGAAGTTCTTCTCCGGACTCATACAAGCCCGGTGCAGGTAAGAACCATGGAGGAGCAGGATCCGCCTGTGAGGATCGTGATCCCCGGACGCGTATTTCGCAATGAAGCTATCGATGCCACCCATGCAGCGGAGTTTCACCAGTTGGAGGGACTCTATGTGGATGAAGGCGTTTCGATGGGGGATTTAATTACCTCTCTTACCCGTTTTGCCCGGGAGTTTTTTGGACCGGATACAGAGATGAGGTTCCGCCCTCACTTCTTCCCCTTCACGGAGCCCAGTGCAGAGGCGGACATGACCTGTTTCGCGTGCCACGGTTCCGGATGCCGCGTCTGTGGTGATTCCGGCTGGATTGAAATCATGGGAGCCGGAATGGTTCACCCGAATGTCCTGACTGCTTCCGGCTACGACCCTGAACGTTACACTGGTTTTGCCTTCGGCATGGGAATAGAGCGATTGGCCATGTTGCGTCATGGAATCCGTGACATTCGCCTCTTCCTGGAGAACGACATCCGCTTTCTTTCCCAGTTTTAGGAGACGCATGCTTATCAGTATGAACTGGCTGCG from Candidatus Krumholzibacteriia bacterium harbors:
- the pheS gene encoding phenylalanine--tRNA ligase subunit alpha gives rise to the protein MEQDILRLKEHLPEDLETIRDEESLEEFRISYLGKKGLLQGLFSRLGSLPSEERPAAGKAINDFRSQVESALKQRKGEIHRAAEEEVPPGFDPSMPAREPWIGRRHVLSSTMEEIIDIFRGMGFSVAEGPEVELDYYNFQALNFPDDHPARDLQDTFFVDDEVLLRTHTSPVQVRTMEEQDPPVRIVIPGRVFRNEAIDATHAAEFHQLEGLYVDEGVSMGDLITSLTRFAREFFGPDTEMRFRPHFFPFTEPSAEADMTCFACHGSGCRVCGDSGWIEIMGAGMVHPNVLTASGYDPERYTGFAFGMGIERLAMLRHGIRDIRLFLENDIRFLSQF
- the rplT gene encoding 50S ribosomal protein L20, whose translation is MSRSINNVASRARRKRILSRAKGYYGKRKSSVRLGTEAVNRAGAYAYRDRRARKREFRRLWIVRINAAANLNGISYSRFIDGLKKLNIEIDRKQLAEMAVNDAPAFAKLTEKIQTELSKAS
- the rpmI gene encoding 50S ribosomal protein L35; translation: MPKMKSRRGAMKRFRTTGSGKVRRHKAFGSHILTKKSTKRKRGLREATLASSGDADRIRKMILEA